From the genome of Danaus plexippus chromosome 30, MEX_DaPlex, whole genome shotgun sequence, one region includes:
- the LOC116776693 gene encoding copper-transporting ATPase 2 isoform X4 — MTCQSCVRSIEGSVRELPGIHYVKVELSEKAGYFKYDPSACSADSIRSHIEDMGFEVTDNSDGETRNLLNPEIPTDTLIDMSTDASLLLAVVGMTCQSCVDSIQGALKDVPGVTSSTVSLAKGTALVTFTPAEVTPDLIKDTIYNLGFDVDIISVTDKEAENKDQGGSGDRRARAGGGEATAKTNGNAPSEISRCTLEVKGMTCASCVAAIEKHCAKLTGVHSIVIALLAAKAEVRYEPAKISAAAIADSITELGFSSELISDSGAPKDLNLLIKGMTCASCVNKIEKSLMKLNGVVSCSVALTTSKGKVKYDPEVIGARRICDAVGDLGFEANVVGSQHKGTANYLEHKEEIRRWRNAFLVSLIFGAPCMAAMTYFMLGMGHHSARDMCCVLPGLSLENLLLWLLATPVQFIGGWHFYKQAYKALRHGTSNMDVLISMTTTISYLYSVGAVSAAMALQKDTSPLTFFDTPPMLLVFVSLGRWLEHIAKGKTSEALSKLLSLKPTEAVLVTLDPEGREISEKNIPVDLVERGDILKVVPGAKIPVDGKVISGQSTCDESLITGESMPVAKTKDSLVIGGSMNQHGALLVRATHTGEASTLAQIVRLVEDAQSSKAPVQRLADTIASYFVPMVVFLSLLTLVCWTISGALDVDRIKAITPEIYRDAGFSDWELIVQTAFHFALSVLAIACPCALGLATPTAVMVATGVGARLGLLIKGAEPLENAHKVKTVIFDKTGTVTRGDTSVARVSILTGDPSTLPEVITCILTAELNSEHPVASAIVRWCTSVVGSPRALVRGFTAAPGCGLRARVLLTERPPGLDKDGVLSHLGGVPVELVGGEGDAALSSAQAAARLQRVIKAAEQGEEVEQVVLIGNREWMHRNGVMVPRRVQEQLRTDEELGRTAVLVAINDQLVCTIGVSDQVKPEAHLAVYCLKKMGLEVCLLTGDNKKTAAAIARQVGINKVFAEVLPSHKVAKVQELQDKGQKVAMVGDGVNDSPALARADVGVAIASGTDVAVEAADLVLMRSDLLDVVSCLQLSRVTVRRIRMNFVFASVYNLLGIPLASGAFALYGLQLQPWMASAAMAMSSVSVVCSSLLLKTFRKPTMEQLKTPEYLQSLHQEQLEQLEAVAVHRGLDEKLDPQDKGTPLAKLFTRSKSTDDFLLREEDDLLTVSFIPKRSS, encoded by the exons ATGACCTGCCAGTCCTGTGTGAGGAGCATCGAGGGATCAGTCCGGGAACTGCCGGGAATTCACTACGTTAAG GTGGAGCTGTCAGAGAAGGCTGGTTATTTCAAGTATGACCCCAGCGCGTGCTCCGCGGACAGCATCCGCTCTCATATAGAAGATATGGGCTTCGAGGTCACAGACAACAGTGACGGAGAGACGCg GAACCTCCTCAACCCAGAGATCCCCACCGACACGCTGATAGACATGAGCACGGACGCCAGCCTGCTGCTCGCTGTGGTGGGGATGACCTGCCAGTCCTGTGTCGACTCCATACAgg GTGCCCTCAAAGACGTCCCAGGTGTAACCAGCTCAACAGTCAGCCTGGCCAAGGGCACGGCGCTGGTGACCTTCACCCCGGCCGAGGTCACTCCGGACCTCATTAAGGACACCATCTACAACCTCGGCTTCGACGTGGACATCATCAGCGTCACTGACAAAG AAGCAGAGAATAAGGACCAGGGCGGCTCCGGGGACAGGCGGGCGCGCGCGGGAGGGGGGGAGGCCACCGCGAAGACGAAC GGTAACGCGCCGTCAGAGATATCCAGGTGCACCCTGGAGGTGAAGGGCATGACGTGCGCCTCGTGTGTCGCGGCCATAGAGAAACATTGTGCCAAATTGACGG GTGTGCATTCGATAGTGATAGCCCTCCTGGCGGCTAAGGCCGAGGTCCGCTACGAGCCGGCCAAGATATCCGCAGCAGCCATCGCCGACTCCATCACCGAGCTGGGGTTCAGCTCCGAGCTCATCAGCGACAGCGGGGCGCCGAAGGATTTGAACCTACTA ATCAAGGGCATGACCTGTGCGTCGTGTGTCAACAAGATAGAGAAGTCCCTCATGAAGCTGAACGGCGTGGTCTCCTGTTCCGTGGCGCTCACCACCAGCAA GGGTAAAGTCAAGTATGACCCCGAGGTAATCGGTGCTCGCCGCATCTGTGATGCTGTAGGGGACCTCGGCTTCGAGGCCAACGTCGTGGGATCGCAGCACAAAGGCACCGCCAACTATTTGGAGCACAA AGAAGAGATCCGTCGTTGGCGTAACGCGTTCCTGGTATCCCTGATATTCGGCGCGCCGTGTATGGCGGCCATGACTTACTTCATGCTGGGCATGGGCCATCACTCCGCCAGGGACATGTGCTGCGTGCTGCCTGGACTCAGTCTCGAGAACCTGCTGCTGTGGCTGCTGGCGACCCCCGTGCAG tTTATAGGCGGCTGGCACTTCTATAAACAGGCGTACAAAGCGTTGAGACACGGGACATCAAACATGGATGTACTTATATCTATGACCACTACTATAAG ttatttatattccgTGGGCGCAGTGAGCGCGGCCATGGCGCTACAGAAGGACACCAGCCCTCTCACGTTTTTCGACACGCCGCCCATGTTACTAGTGTTCGTGTCATTAGGCAGGTGGCTAGAACACATAGCTAAG GGTAAGACTTCCGAGGCGCTATCAAAGTTGTTATCTCTGAAGCCCACGGAGGCTGTTCTCGTCACCCTGGACCCTGAAGGCCGCGAGATCTCGGAGAAGAACATACCAGTAGACCTGGTGGAGAGGGGGGACATTCTAAAG gTTGTTCCGGGAGCGAAGATCCCAGTAGACGGAAAGGTGATCTCCGGCCAGAGCACCTGTGATGAATCTCTCATAACCGGGGAGTCCATGCCGGTCGCTAAGACCAAAG ATTCCCTGGTGATAGGAGGCAGCATGAACCAACACGGCGCGCTGCTGGTGAGGGCCACTCACACCGGCGAGGCCAGCACACTCGCACAGATCGTGAGGCTGGTGGAGGACGCGCAGAGCAGCAAGGCACCCGTACAAAGACTCGCTGACACTATCGCCTC TTACTTCGTGCCGATGGTGGTGTTCCTGTCGCTGCTGACGTTGGTCTGCTGGACCATCAGCGGCGCCCTGGACGTGGACAGAATCAAGGCTATCACTCCG GAGATCTACCGCGACGCGGGATTCTCGGACTGGGAGCTGATAGTGCAAACGGCCTTCCACTTCGCCCTGTCGGTGTTGGCGATAGCCTGTCCCTGTGCGCTAGGGCTCGCCACGCCCACGGCCGTCATGGTGGCCACGGGCGTGGGCGCGCGGCTAGGACTGCTCATCAAAGGGGCAGAGCCTCTTGAGAACGCTCACAAG GTCAAGACGGTGATATTCGACAAGACTGGCACCGTCACGCGAGGGGACACGTCCGTGGCGAGGGTCTCCATACTGACGGGCGACCCCTCCACCTTACCGGAAGTCATCACGTGTATCCTGACAGCGGAACTGAACAGCGAACATCCGGTCGCCTCcg CCATCGTGCGGTGGTGTACGAGCGTGGTGGGCTCCCCACGAGCACTCGTCCGAGGCTTCACGGCGGCTCCGGGGTGCGGGTTGCGAGCACGCGTGCTCCTGACCGAGCGACCCCCGGGACTGGACAAGGATGGAGTCCTGTCACATCTGGGGGGAGTCCCCGTGGAGCTGGTGGGAGGGGAGGGAGACGCCGCGCTCAGCTCCGCCCAGGCCGCTGCCAGGTTACAGAGGGTCATCAAGGCGGCGGAGCAGGGGGAG GAGGTGGAGCAGGTGGTGCTTATAGGGAACAGAGAGTGGATGCACAGGAACGGAGTCATGGTCCCTCGAAGGGTGCAGGAACAGCTGCGGACGGACGAGGAGTTAGGGAGGACGGCTGTACTGGTAGCCATTAACG ACCAACTGGTGTGCACGATCGGCGTGTCGGACCAGGTGAAGCCTGAGGCGCACCTGGCCGTGTACTGCCTCAAGAAGATGGGGTTGGAGGTGTGTCTGCTGACGGGAGACAACAAGAAGACGGCCGCGGCCATAGCGAGACAG GTGGGAATCAATAAGGTGTTCGCGGAAGTGCTGCCCTCACACAAGGTGGCCAAGGTCCAGGAGTTACAGGACAAGGGGCAGAAGGTGGCCATG GTGGGTGACGGTGTCAATGACTCCCCGGCGCTGGCTCGAGCTGATGTCGGTGTAGCCATCGCCAGCGGTACGGACGTGGCCGTGGAAGCAGCCGATTTAGTGCTTATGAGG AGCGACCTGCTGGACGTGGTGTCGTGCCTGCAGCTGTCGCGGGTCACGGTGCGCCGCATCAGGATGAACTTCGTGTTCGCTTCCGTCTACAACCTGCTGGGCATCCCGCTGGCCAGCGGAGCCTTCGCGCTCTACGGCCTGCAGCTCCAG CCGTGGATGGCGTCCGCTGCTATGGCCATGAGCTCGGTGTCCGTGGTGTGCTCCAGCCTGCTGCTGAAGAC CTTCAGGAAGCCGACGATGGAGCAGCTGAAAACTCCAGAGTATCTCCAGTCCTTACACCAGGAACAGCTGGAGCAGCTGGAGGCGGTGGCGGTTCACCGCGGCCTGGACGAGAAGTTGGACCCTCAGGACAAAGGCACGCCTCTGGCCAA GTTGTTCACCCGCAGCAAGTCCACCGACGACTTCCTCCTGCGCGAGGAGGACGACCTGCTGACCGTCTCCTTCATACCGAAGAGGTCGAGCTAG